In one Nicotiana tomentosiformis chromosome 6, ASM39032v3, whole genome shotgun sequence genomic region, the following are encoded:
- the LOC104085769 gene encoding photosystem I reaction center subunit XI, chloroplastic-like has product MATAASTTMASQLKSSFASSLTRGSGLVTPKGISGAPFKFFPSTRKSYFTIKAVQTDKPTYQVIQPLNGDPFIGSLETPVTSSPLIAWYLSNLPAYRTAVNPLLRGVEVGLAHGFLLVGPFVKAGPLRNTEYAGGAGSLAAAGLVVILSMCLTIYGISSFKEGEASTAPALTLTGRKKVPDQLQTAEGWSKFTGGFFFGGISGVTWAYFLLYVLDLPYYVK; this is encoded by the exons ATGGCTACTGCTGCTTCCACCACAATGGCTAGCCAACTCAAGAGCAGCTTTGCTTCTTCTTTAACAAGAGGCAGTGGACTTGTCACTCCCAAAGGCATTTCTGGTGCTCCTTTTAAATTCTTTCCTTCAACTAGAAAGTCTTACTTCACTATCAAAGCTGTCCAAACAGACAAA CCTACTTACCAAGTGATTCAGCCTCTGAATGGTGATCCTTTCATTGGAAGTCTTGAAACTCCAGTGACCTCAAGCCCATTAATTGCTTGGTACTTGTCCAACTTACCAGCCTACCGGACCGCTGTGAACCCACTTCTCAGAGGAGTTGAAGTGGGCCTGGCCCATGGATTCCTACTTGTTGGCCCATTTGTAAAGGCTGGTCCATTAAGAAACACTGAATATGCAG GGGGAGCTGGTTCTTTGGCAGCAGCAGGACTTGTAGTGATTCTTAGCATGTGTTTGACTATTTATGGAATATCATCATTCAAAGAAGGAGAGGCTTCAACAGCACCAGCATTAACATTGACTGGGAGGAAAAAAGTGCCAGACCAATTGCAAACTGCAGAGGGATGGTCAAAGTTCACAGGTGGATTCTTTTTTGGTGGAATTTCTGGTGTTACTTGGGCTTATTTCCTCCTTTATGTCCTTGATCTTCCTTACTATGTTAAGTAG
- the LOC104085771 gene encoding probable 3-beta-hydroxysteroid-Delta(8),Delta(7)-isomerase — protein sequence MVAQGEAHPYVPQDLKLPDFVPIFLSQSHIVGVYGLSSFLVVLFMWILSGFVPKISKTDRVLMCWWIFTGLTHMVLEGYFVFTPDFYKKTSPVYLAEVWKEYSKGDSRYVGRDSGVVSVEGITAVIEGPACLLAVYAIAAKKSYRYVLQIAICLGQLYGTAVYFITAVLEGDNFAASPFYYYAYYVFANHFWVWIPTLIVIHCWKKICAAVKVHEQKTKTR from the exons ATGGTAGCCCAGGGAGAAGCTCACCCCTACGTTCCGCAGGATCTAAAATTGCCCGATTTTGTTCCCATATTCCTCTCACAGTCACACATTGTTGGTGTATATGGCCTCTCATCCTTCCTTGTTGTCTTGTTCATGTGGATACTCTCAG GGTTTGTTCCTAAAATATCAAAGACTGATAGGGTGCTCATGTGTTGGTGGATCTTCACGGGCCTAACCCACATGGTCCTTGAGGGGTATTTTGTTTTTACTCCAGATTTCTACAAAAAGACTTCTCCGGTTTACCTAGCTGAAGTCT GGAAAGAATACAGCAAAGGTGATTCAAGGTACGTAGGGCGGGATTCTGGAGTTGTTAGTGTTGAAGGAATTACAGCTGTCATAGAGGGGCCAGCATGCCTTCTTGCAGT GTATGCTATAGCTGCTAAGAAGTCATACAGATATGTACTTCAAATAGCCATTTGTTTGGGACAGCTCTATGGCACGGCCGTATACTTCATAACAGCTGTATTGGAAGGCGATAATTTTGCTGCAAGCCCCTTCTACTACTATGCTTACTATGTTTTCGCAAATCATTTCTGGGTTTGGATACCAACTCTCATAGTGATCCATTGCTGGAAGAAAATATGTGCTGCAGTCAAGGTCCACGAGCAGAAGACCAAGACTCGCTGA